Proteins co-encoded in one Halorussus vallis genomic window:
- a CDS encoding phosphoribosyltransferase has protein sequence MSDLPDEFKCTITNWEYIYGLCRDVSDQVKRDSFEPDVVVALARGGWFAGRCICDFLGLDDLTSLKMEHYVGTAQKSGDPEVRYPMPEGSVEGKDVLIIDDIADTGGSIERAYEYVTDRDAGEVRTATLQLLQTSEFDPDYVGEQLEEWAWIVYPWNFIEDMIDITAGVMDKADGETFTTEELRRLLSEFHDVERIEMEIAQPDRMDEVLSEMERRDAIESDGEEWRLIENVGGV, from the coding sequence ATGAGCGATCTCCCGGACGAGTTCAAGTGTACGATTACAAATTGGGAGTACATCTACGGTCTCTGCCGCGACGTGAGCGACCAGGTCAAGCGGGACTCCTTCGAACCGGACGTGGTGGTCGCGCTGGCCCGCGGCGGGTGGTTCGCGGGACGCTGTATCTGTGACTTCCTCGGCCTCGACGACCTGACCAGTCTGAAGATGGAACACTACGTCGGCACCGCCCAGAAGTCCGGCGACCCGGAGGTCCGCTACCCGATGCCGGAGGGGAGCGTCGAGGGCAAGGACGTACTCATCATCGACGACATCGCCGACACCGGCGGGTCCATCGAGCGCGCCTACGAGTACGTCACCGACCGCGACGCCGGCGAGGTCCGGACCGCCACGCTCCAGTTGCTCCAGACCAGCGAGTTCGACCCCGACTACGTCGGCGAGCAACTCGAGGAGTGGGCCTGGATCGTCTACCCGTGGAACTTCATTGAGGACATGATAGACATCACCGCGGGCGTGATGGACAAGGCCGACGGTGAGACGTTCACGACCGAGGAACTCCGCCGCCTGCTGAGCGAGTTCCACGACGTCGAGCGCATCGAGATGGAGATCGCCCAACCCGACCGGATGGACGAGGTGCTCTCGGAGATGGAGCGCCGCGACGCGATCGAATCCGACGGCGAGGAGTGGCGATTGATCGAGAACGTGGGCGGCGTGTAG
- a CDS encoding S1 family peptidase — protein sequence MPSSEDFEHLLDCRNVLAVDYDEETDTVTVFVSQKLDPDDLDEADDVTKQVPDRNVEVVDAGYGEERDGFDALGVVEIPDAQHDRKDRHRPVVAGVSEINADSTAATAGPYPARVTDPDAPSATWAEGVAADETVRLSNNHVYARVNAAEFGDAIVQPSPRDGGSLPDDKVGELRGYVPIEEGAVVDVAARSADPERESPEYHELPVEWPTAIRREGYRELRGETVTKTGRTTGVSSASVQAVGASVRVNFGPEHGTLTVRDQLIAGPMSKGGDSGSPVFRDENGELVGLLFAGSANQTIFNKVANVERELGVELLTSEEGGGGGTGGGDGEGGSGGGDGTGGNGGSAPGEGDGADPPTYRRTFEETVTLSMSVPELVLESLTVTAPPRPGGTVEATATVAGTAPGTCWLEVEGTRLEFDLTADDERDGRYVRQVSVGVEAPDSAGETFDVSVTGGYVV from the coding sequence ATGCCCAGTTCCGAGGACTTCGAACACTTGCTCGACTGTCGAAACGTACTGGCCGTCGATTACGACGAGGAGACCGACACCGTCACGGTGTTCGTCTCGCAGAAACTCGACCCGGACGACTTAGACGAGGCCGACGACGTGACCAAGCAGGTCCCCGACCGGAACGTCGAGGTCGTCGACGCGGGCTACGGCGAGGAGCGCGACGGCTTCGACGCCCTGGGGGTCGTCGAGATTCCGGACGCCCAGCACGACCGCAAGGACCGCCATCGGCCGGTGGTCGCGGGCGTCAGTGAGATCAACGCCGACTCGACCGCCGCGACCGCCGGGCCGTATCCCGCGCGCGTCACCGACCCCGACGCCCCGAGCGCGACGTGGGCTGAGGGTGTCGCCGCGGACGAGACGGTCCGGCTGTCGAACAACCACGTCTACGCCCGGGTCAACGCCGCGGAGTTCGGCGACGCCATCGTCCAACCGTCGCCCCGCGACGGCGGGAGCCTGCCCGACGATAAGGTGGGCGAACTCCGCGGCTACGTCCCCATCGAGGAGGGCGCGGTCGTCGACGTGGCCGCACGGTCGGCCGACCCCGAACGCGAGTCGCCGGAATACCACGAACTGCCCGTCGAGTGGCCGACCGCGATTCGCCGCGAGGGCTACCGCGAACTGCGGGGCGAGACGGTGACCAAAACCGGCCGAACCACCGGCGTCTCCTCGGCCTCGGTCCAGGCGGTCGGCGCGAGCGTCCGGGTGAACTTCGGGCCGGAACACGGCACACTGACCGTGCGCGACCAGCTCATCGCCGGCCCGATGTCGAAGGGCGGCGACAGCGGTTCGCCGGTCTTCCGGGACGAGAACGGCGAACTCGTCGGCCTGCTGTTTGCGGGCTCGGCCAACCAGACCATCTTCAACAAGGTCGCGAACGTCGAACGCGAGTTGGGCGTCGAACTGCTGACGAGCGAGGAGGGCGGCGGTGGTGGAACCGGCGGTGGCGACGGTGAGGGCGGTTCGGGAGGCGGAGACGGGACAGGTGGAAACGGCGGTTCCGCTCCCGGAGAGGGTGACGGTGCGGACCCGCCGACCTACCGCCGGACGTTCGAGGAGACGGTGACCCTCTCGATGTCGGTGCCCGAACTCGTCCTCGAATCGTTGACGGTCACCGCGCCGCCCCGGCCCGGCGGGACGGTCGAGGCGACGGCGACGGTGGCCGGCACCGCGCCCGGAACCTGCTGGCTCGAAGTCGAAGGGACTCGACTGGAGTTCGACCTGACCGCCGACGACGAGCGCGACGGCCGGTACGTCCGGCAGGTGTCGGTCGGGGTCGAAGCGCCCGACTCGGCGGGCGAGACGTTCGACGTGAGCGTCACCGGCGGCTACGTCGTCTGA
- a CDS encoding helix-turn-helix domain-containing protein yields the protein MSVVAEFTISADEFLLGRVLAQGPDTVVELERVVPASRQVMPYIWVRGNRFEEFEAAVRSSPYVTELTALDRLDDSALYRVAWDENVESLIHGIAETDATILEAYGDDEWKFRIRFDDHSGLAAFHNYCTDHDISFHLDRVYTLADEQEGGYVFDLTDPQRVALTRAVEEGYFEVPRGVTLGDLADELGVSEQAISERVRRGADKVLKKVLLTRSARDLGRE from the coding sequence ATGAGCGTCGTCGCCGAGTTCACCATTTCCGCCGACGAATTCCTGCTGGGTCGGGTGCTCGCGCAGGGGCCGGACACGGTCGTCGAACTCGAGCGCGTGGTCCCGGCCTCCCGGCAGGTGATGCCGTACATCTGGGTCCGCGGGAACCGCTTCGAGGAGTTCGAGGCGGCCGTCCGGTCGAGTCCCTACGTGACCGAACTCACCGCGCTGGACCGACTCGACGACAGCGCGCTCTACCGGGTCGCGTGGGACGAGAACGTCGAGAGCCTCATCCACGGCATCGCCGAAACCGATGCGACCATCCTCGAAGCCTACGGCGACGACGAGTGGAAGTTCCGCATCCGCTTCGACGACCACTCGGGGCTCGCGGCGTTCCACAACTACTGCACCGACCACGACATCAGCTTCCACCTCGACCGGGTGTACACCCTCGCCGACGAGCAGGAGGGCGGCTACGTCTTCGACCTCACCGACCCCCAGCGCGTGGCGCTCACCCGCGCGGTCGAGGAAGGGTACTTCGAGGTCCCTCGCGGGGTCACGCTCGGCGACCTCGCCGACGAACTCGGCGTCTCCGAGCAGGCGATTTCGGAGCGGGTGCGCCGGGGCGCCGACAAGGTGCTGAAGAAGGTGTTGCTGACGCGCTCGGCGCGGGACCTCGGGCGCGAGTGA
- a CDS encoding PhzF family phenazine biosynthesis protein produces MRTLRALQVDAFAAEPLAGNAAGVVPDADDLTETEMQAIAAELAVSETAFFRESDAAERRVRYFTPTTEVDLCGHATIASHVHLHEDGRVDPGTHTLETNVGVLEIEIEDDGTVWMTQDDPEIREVDLDYERVADALGIDHAALEDVGADLPLAVASTGLPFLVVPVNFLEHVSAMDPDLGAIEAVSEDVDATGIYAFTFDALEPDSTLHGRMFAPGAGVPEDPVTGTASGATGAYLREFEAFDSEFPEEMTFEQGHFVDRPGYVRVRIEDEVRIGGRAATALDGELRVPEMEDDDGIIEA; encoded by the coding sequence ATGCGAACACTCCGCGCCCTCCAAGTCGACGCCTTCGCCGCCGAACCGCTCGCCGGGAACGCCGCCGGGGTCGTCCCCGACGCCGACGACCTCACCGAAACCGAGATGCAGGCCATCGCCGCCGAACTCGCGGTGAGCGAAACCGCGTTCTTCCGCGAGAGCGACGCGGCCGAACGACGCGTCCGGTACTTCACGCCCACCACGGAGGTCGACCTCTGCGGCCACGCGACGATTGCTTCTCACGTCCATCTACACGAAGACGGCCGCGTCGACCCCGGCACCCACACCCTCGAAACCAACGTCGGCGTGCTCGAGATCGAAATCGAGGACGACGGCACGGTCTGGATGACCCAGGACGACCCCGAGATTCGCGAGGTCGACCTCGACTACGAGCGAGTGGCCGACGCGCTCGGCATCGACCACGCCGCGCTCGAAGACGTGGGCGCCGACCTCCCGCTGGCGGTGGCCTCGACCGGCCTGCCGTTCCTCGTGGTGCCCGTGAACTTCCTCGAACACGTGAGTGCGATGGACCCCGACCTCGGCGCGATAGAGGCCGTCAGCGAGGACGTCGACGCGACGGGAATCTACGCCTTCACCTTCGACGCCCTCGAACCCGACTCGACGCTCCACGGCCGGATGTTCGCGCCGGGGGCCGGCGTCCCCGAGGACCCCGTGACCGGAACCGCGAGCGGTGCGACGGGGGCGTACCTCCGGGAGTTCGAGGCCTTCGATTCGGAGTTCCCCGAGGAGATGACCTTCGAACAGGGCCACTTCGTCGACCGCCCCGGATACGTGCGGGTTCGAATCGAGGACGAGGTCCGGATCGGGGGCCGGGCGGCGACGGCGCTCGACGGCGAACTTCGAGTGCCGGAGATGGAAGACGACGACGGCATCATCGAGGCGTAG
- a CDS encoding AIR synthase family protein, whose product MGKLDPEDLANFVFSRTGASDEDVVMGPQYGEDAAAIRFGDRLLVASSDPLSLAEERLGTLAVNVACNDVATCGADPRWLTNVVFLPDDDPDTLDVLTSQIDAEAERLGVAIVGGHSEYVPALERPMVSMTALGVADEYVPTGGAEPGDRILLTKGASVEGTAILATDFRDEIDLPADVFERAESFFGDISVVPESAVLAPRATAMHDPTEGGVLNGLVEMATASGVEIAVERSAVPVREETAALCEAMGVDPLRIFGSGALLAAVPEAASDDALAALDDEGIEAAEIGRVREPGDDGGPGVRLDGELYRDGVRDDLYELWE is encoded by the coding sequence CTGGGAAAACTCGACCCCGAGGACCTCGCGAACTTCGTCTTCTCGCGCACGGGCGCGAGCGACGAGGACGTGGTGATGGGACCGCAGTACGGCGAGGATGCCGCGGCGATTCGGTTCGGCGACCGCCTGCTGGTTGCCAGTTCCGACCCGCTCTCGCTGGCGGAGGAGCGTCTGGGAACGCTCGCGGTCAACGTCGCGTGCAACGACGTGGCGACCTGCGGGGCCGACCCGCGGTGGCTGACCAACGTCGTCTTCCTCCCCGACGACGACCCCGACACCCTGGACGTGCTGACGAGCCAGATCGACGCCGAGGCAGAGCGTCTCGGCGTGGCCATCGTCGGCGGCCACTCCGAGTACGTCCCTGCGCTGGAGCGCCCGATGGTGTCGATGACCGCGCTCGGGGTCGCCGACGAGTACGTCCCGACCGGCGGGGCCGAACCCGGCGACCGAATTCTGCTGACCAAGGGCGCGTCCGTCGAGGGCACCGCGATTCTGGCCACCGACTTCCGCGACGAAATCGACCTCCCCGCAGACGTCTTCGAGCGCGCCGAGTCGTTCTTCGGCGATATCAGCGTCGTGCCCGAGTCGGCGGTGCTCGCTCCGCGCGCGACCGCGATGCACGACCCGACGGAGGGCGGCGTCCTCAACGGTCTGGTGGAGATGGCGACCGCCTCGGGGGTCGAGATTGCGGTCGAGCGGAGCGCCGTCCCCGTCCGCGAGGAGACGGCGGCGCTCTGCGAGGCGATGGGCGTCGACCCGCTCCGCATCTTCGGGTCGGGCGCGCTCCTGGCGGCGGTCCCCGAGGCAGCCAGCGACGACGCGCTGGCCGCGCTCGACGACGAGGGCATCGAAGCCGCCGAAATCGGCAGGGTGCGGGAACCGGGAGACGATGGCGGCCCCGGCGTCCGACTCGACGGCGAACTCTACCGGGACGGCGTGCGCGACGACCTCTACGAACTCTGGGAGTGA
- a CDS encoding glucose 1-dehydrogenase: MQAVVIRRGETSPAVEELPRPDPEPGEALVRTLRVGVDGTDHEVIGGSHGGYPGGEDHLVLGHEAVGVVEDPHDTDFEVGDVVAPTVRRPPATGANEYFERGEPDMAPPEACVERGIDRAHGFMAEYFTSPEEALVPVPEELAEWGFLVEPVSISEKAIEHAVASRSAFDWNPESGLVLGNGSLGLLTLAMLDLRGFERTYCLGRRDRPDPTIDIIEELGGIYVDSRVTPVDRIPDVHKPMDFVYEATGYAKHAFETIDALAPNGVGALLGVPEPWEFEIDGGRLHKEFVMKNKALVGSVNSNRHHFAAAVETLGDLPKWLLEDLVTGVHGLDDYEAAFRNDERTIKTAVQFSQI, from the coding sequence ATGCAAGCAGTCGTCATCCGCCGCGGCGAAACCTCGCCCGCGGTCGAGGAACTACCCCGACCCGACCCCGAACCCGGCGAAGCGCTGGTCAGGACGCTCCGGGTGGGCGTCGACGGCACCGACCACGAGGTCATCGGCGGGAGCCACGGCGGCTACCCCGGCGGCGAGGACCACCTCGTGCTGGGCCACGAGGCGGTCGGCGTGGTCGAGGACCCCCACGACACCGACTTCGAGGTCGGCGACGTGGTCGCTCCCACGGTCCGCCGCCCGCCTGCGACGGGCGCCAACGAGTACTTCGAGCGCGGCGAACCCGACATGGCACCGCCGGAGGCCTGCGTCGAGCGGGGCATCGACCGCGCCCACGGCTTCATGGCCGAGTACTTCACTAGTCCCGAGGAGGCGCTGGTCCCAGTCCCCGAGGAACTCGCCGAGTGGGGCTTCCTGGTCGAACCGGTCAGCATCTCCGAGAAGGCCATCGAGCACGCCGTCGCCTCCCGGTCGGCGTTCGACTGGAACCCCGAGTCGGGGCTAGTGCTCGGAAACGGGAGCCTGGGCCTACTCACGCTCGCGATGCTCGACCTGCGGGGATTCGAGCGCACGTACTGTCTCGGACGCCGGGACCGCCCCGACCCGACCATCGACATCATCGAGGAACTCGGCGGCATCTACGTCGACTCGCGCGTCACGCCCGTCGACCGGATTCCCGACGTCCACAAGCCGATGGACTTCGTCTACGAGGCGACCGGCTACGCCAAGCACGCCTTCGAAACCATCGACGCGCTCGCGCCCAACGGCGTCGGCGCGCTGCTCGGCGTGCCCGAACCGTGGGAGTTCGAGATAGACGGCGGGCGACTCCACAAGGAGTTCGTGATGAAGAACAAGGCGCTGGTCGGGAGCGTCAACTCCAACCGCCACCACTTCGCGGCCGCCGTCGAGACGCTCGGCGACCTCCCCAAGTGGCTTCTGGAAGATCTGGTGACGGGCGTCCACGGGTTGGACGACTACGAGGCAGCATTCCGGAACGACGAAAGGACAATTAAGACTGCGGTACAATTCTCCCAGATATGA
- the gfcR gene encoding transcriptional regulator GfcR has protein sequence MKNIDDLIESAAELAEQGLSKGEIADELNVSRETASWLVERSGAGDPVARTAPTGTDAGGPHDIHVDWSALGRDSNRLYHAGAAMADLLAKQGEEIDLTIGIEKAGAPLATTVARELDTDLGTYAPSKHQWEEGDIEDLGGTFSRNFAQIRDRECYVVDDTITSGTTMTETVEAIREAGGTPVACCVLVDKQGVEEVSDVPVHSLINVVRVGNDE, from the coding sequence ATGAAGAACATAGACGACCTCATCGAGAGCGCGGCCGAGTTGGCCGAGCAGGGGCTGTCGAAGGGCGAAATCGCCGACGAACTCAACGTCTCGCGCGAAACCGCGAGTTGGCTGGTCGAACGCAGCGGCGCGGGCGACCCCGTGGCCCGGACCGCCCCCACCGGGACGGACGCCGGCGGCCCCCACGATATCCACGTCGACTGGTCGGCGCTCGGCCGCGACAGCAACCGGCTCTACCACGCCGGGGCCGCGATGGCCGACCTGCTCGCGAAGCAGGGCGAGGAGATAGACCTCACCATCGGCATCGAGAAGGCGGGCGCGCCGCTGGCGACCACCGTCGCGCGCGAACTCGACACCGACCTGGGCACCTACGCCCCCAGCAAGCACCAGTGGGAGGAGGGCGACATCGAGGACCTCGGCGGCACCTTCTCGCGCAACTTCGCCCAGATTCGCGACCGCGAGTGCTACGTCGTCGACGACACCATCACCAGCGGGACCACGATGACCGAAACCGTCGAAGCCATCCGCGAGGCCGGCGGCACGCCGGTCGCCTGCTGCGTCCTCGTCGACAAACAGGGCGTCGAGGAGGTCAGCGACGTGCCGGTCCACTCGCTCATCAACGTCGTGCGCGTCGGCAACGACGAATAA
- a CDS encoding glutaredoxin family protein: MTFQPESELTEEEASEAVESAIADNDVVLFMKGNELMPQCGYSQRALELISKYRDDYETVDVLPALPEYRAALDDHSGWETIPQTFVDGEFVGGSDVLAELDERGELEATLSS, from the coding sequence ATGACTTTCCAACCCGAGAGCGAACTCACCGAGGAGGAGGCCAGCGAGGCGGTCGAATCGGCCATCGCCGACAACGACGTCGTCCTGTTCATGAAGGGCAACGAACTGATGCCCCAGTGCGGCTACTCCCAGCGCGCGCTCGAACTGATCTCGAAGTACCGCGACGACTACGAAACCGTCGACGTGCTCCCGGCGTTGCCGGAGTACCGCGCGGCCCTCGACGACCACAGCGGGTGGGAAACCATCCCCCAGACGTTCGTCGACGGCGAGTTCGTCGGCGGGAGCGACGTGTTGGCCGAACTCGACGAACGGGGCGAACTCGAAGCGACGCTGTCGTCGTAG
- a CDS encoding DUF7110 family protein, which yields MTGQVYRLHSTLELPLETVYDYFEEDPDLPPEIASVDITRRKNTLIISAVANDETISKYTPTAQLKASISETRVFTEEEQEKRNGPRWADDDEEEDEEPLGELIEMAAFKGDRETVLQNTAVQYPMFLVLCDLARLAEKGTLTAITEVDGELQATRIVEGEDRPATIEVVEGPSKNENASSGVNWRDNEFI from the coding sequence ATGACGGGGCAAGTGTACCGACTCCACTCGACGCTCGAACTGCCGCTAGAAACCGTTTACGACTACTTCGAAGAGGACCCCGATCTTCCGCCGGAGATCGCCAGCGTCGACATCACTCGCCGCAAGAACACGCTCATCATCAGCGCGGTCGCTAACGACGAAACCATCAGCAAGTATACGCCGACCGCGCAGTTGAAGGCCAGCATCTCGGAGACGCGGGTGTTCACCGAGGAGGAACAGGAGAAGCGCAACGGACCGCGGTGGGCCGACGACGACGAGGAGGAGGACGAAGAGCCGCTCGGCGAACTGATCGAGATGGCCGCGTTCAAGGGCGACCGCGAAACCGTCCTCCAGAACACCGCCGTTCAGTATCCGATGTTCCTGGTGCTCTGTGACCTCGCGCGCCTCGCCGAGAAGGGGACGCTGACCGCCATCACCGAGGTCGACGGCGAACTCCAGGCGACCCGCATCGTCGAGGGCGAGGACCGCCCCGCGACCATCGAAGTGGTCGAGGGTCCGAGCAAGAACGAAAACGCCTCTAGCGGCGTCAACTGGCGGGACAACGAGTTCATCTAG